One Mycolicibacterium fallax genomic window, GAAGGCGGTCACCGTACCGCCGAGGCCCGCGGCCGCGATCGCCACCACCCCGCTGCCGGTGCCCAGGTCGGCAACCCGGCGTCCCCGCAGCGGGCCGCCCGCGGTCACGGCGTCGATGAGCAACTGGGAATCCTGCTGCGGGCGATACACCCCGGCCGGCGCGGCGGTCATCTCGATCCTTTCCGTCGATGCGCCCGGGATACCCGCGCCGGCGGCAGATCAAACGGACATCGGGTGTCCCGCAGAGGGCTACCCCGCCGGCGGCACCCGCAAATGCGCGGTGAGCAATAACCGATCGAACACCACCCGGTCCGGCAGCACGTCGCCATAGTCCAGCGCGGCGATCTCGGTGGCGATCTGCTCGGCCAGCGGTCGCAGCTTGGTGTTGGTCTCCTGGGACCGCCACCGCAACAGATCGAAGGCGGCGTCGGCGTCGATCCGGTAGATCAGCATCAGCATGCCCTTGACCTGCTCGATCCCGCCGCGGGCCTCGGCGATCTCGGCGACCGCCTCGCTGAGTGCCGCCTGGTCGGCATCGGCCCGAGCGGGCGTGACGTCGATGTAGAAACCGTTCGTCCCGATCACCGCGCCGGCGTCGTCATGCAACTGGTCACCGACCACGACGACGTGGTGGACCGCGCCGGCGGTGTCGACGATGCGATGCCGGGTGCTGAACGCCGCGCCGGTGCGGCGCATCACCGCCAGGATGTCGGACACCTGGCCCAGGTCCTCGGGGTGTTTGTGCGAGAGCACCAGTTCGGTGGTCGGATTCGCCGTCCCGGCCGGATAACCGTGCATGCGCTCGACCTGCGCGGACCACTCCCAGCGCTCGCCATCGAGATAGAACCGGAACCAGCCGACCCGCAGCGGCTCACCGACCGACAGCGCGTGCTCGATCGAGGTCTGGTGTCCGGCGTCAACCGCGTCAGTGGCCATCGTGCCGAGTTTCCCCCGCATCGCCGCATTTGGAGCAGACGGCCCGACGGCCGATTCCCTGAGGATACGACACGACCGAGGCAAACAGGCATTTACTTGGACACTCGGTCCCGCTAAATTGGCCGCAACGATCCGCCGTCACCGATCCGTCAGGAGGCAACGATGCCGACCCTCGCATCCGCGGTAGCCACCCCCGCACCCGGTTACCGGGAACTGCTCGCCGTGCTGTCGGAGGGCTCGGTCCGCCGCCGCTTCGACCCCTACCTCGACATTGACTGGGACGCCCCGGAGCTCGCGCTGGACCCCGAGGACCCGCGCTGGGTGCTGTCGGGCACCGTCGACCCGCTCGGCGCCACCCGGTGGTACCAGGATCAGCCGCTGGAGCGCCAGATCGCCATCGGCCGGTGGCGCACGATGAACACCGTCAAGGTGGGTGCGGCGTTCGAAAGCATCCTGATCCGCGGGCTGATGGCCTTCATCATGGGTCTGCCGAACAACTCCCCGGAATTCCGCTACGCCCTGCACGAGATGACCGAAGAGTGCAACCACATCCAGATGTTCCAGGAGTTGGTCAACCGCTCCGGCGCCGACGTGCCGGGCATGAGTCCGCTGTTCCGCCGACTGTCCCCCTTCATCGGCCTGGTCGGCCACATCTCGCCGTCCGCGTTCATGGCCGGGATCCTCGCCGGCGAGGAGCCCATCGATCATTTTCAGAAGGCGCTGATCCGCGAGGACGCCAACCTCCCGCCCGCGGTGCTGCGAACCATGCAGATTCACATCGCCGAGGAGGCCCGGCACATCTCCTGGGCCAACGAGTTCCTCAAGACGTACTGGCCCGAGCGGTCGTGGCGGATGAAGGCCTTCGCCACCGTCGCGTTCCCGTTGTTGCTGCGCTACCTGGCCTACGAGATCATGACGCCGTCGAAGAAGATCTTCATGGCCGAATTCGACATTCCCGCGGAGGTGTTCCGCGAGGCGTTCTGGCGCGGGCCGCAGGCACGCCGGATCATGGCCGGGTACTTCCCCGAGATGCGTGCGCTGGCAGCCGATCTCGGCCTGATGAACCGCGTCGGCCGCCGGCTGTGGAAGATCTGCCGGATCGACGGCGACGCCGCCCGCTACCGCAGCGCCCCGAAACGCGAAGCGATTGCGATCGCCTGATGCCGCACGTCATCACCCAGTCCTGCTGCAGCGACGCGTCCTGCGTCTACGCCTGCCCGGTCAACTGCATCCATCCCACCCCCGACGAACCGGACTTCCTGACCGCACAGATGCTCTACATCGACCCGGTCGAGTGCGTCGACTGCGGTGCCTGCGTCACCGCCTGCCCGGTGGACGCCATCAAGCACGACGGCTCGCTGTCACCCGTCGAGCAGATCTTCGCCGACCTGAATGCCGACTTCTACGCCGCGCCGCGGCCCCGGCCGCTGCTGGCTCCCCCGGTTCCGGCGCTGCAGGTGCGCAACGGCGCGCAGCTGCGGGTCGCCATCGTCGGATCCGGCCCGGCTGCGATGTATGCCGCCGACGAACTCCTGACCATTCCCGGTGCGCGGGTACGCATTTACGAACGGCTGCAGACCCCGTTCGGGTTGGCCCGGTTCGGGGTGGCGCCCGACCACCAACGCACCCGCGGGGTGACCCGCCAGTTCGAGCACATCGTGTCCGATCCGCGGGTGGACGTGGTGCTCGGCACCGAGATCGGCGCCGCGCTCAGCCACCACGACCTGATGGCCGAGCACCACGCCGTCATCTATGCGGTCGGCGCCGCCACCGACCGGCGCCTCGACATCCCGGGTACCGAGCTGGCCGGCGTCGGGACGGCGACCGAGTTCGTGGCCTGGTACAACGGCCACCCAGACCACGCACACCGCAGCTATGACCTGTCCGGGCCGCGGGCGGTCATCATCGGCAACGGCAACGTCGCGCTGGACGTGGCCCGCATCCTGACCATGGACCCGGAGCTGCTGGCCGGCACCGACATCGCTCCGCACGCGCTGAATGCATTGCGCCACAGCGGGATCGAAGAAGTCGTGGTGGCCGGGCGGCGTGGGCTCGGGCAGGCCGCGTTCACCGTGCCCGAATTGGCCGGGCTGTGCTCGACGCCGGGCGTCGAGGTCGTGGTCGCCGACGAACACCTGGCCGCCCTGCCCGCCGACGACCCGCGGGCGCGGATCCTGCGCACCGCCCGGCGGCAGACCGGCGACCGGCGGATTGTGCTGGACTTCCTGC contains:
- a CDS encoding FAD-dependent oxidoreductase is translated as MPHVITQSCCSDASCVYACPVNCIHPTPDEPDFLTAQMLYIDPVECVDCGACVTACPVDAIKHDGSLSPVEQIFADLNADFYAAPRPRPLLAPPVPALQVRNGAQLRVAIVGSGPAAMYAADELLTIPGARVRIYERLQTPFGLARFGVAPDHQRTRGVTRQFEHIVSDPRVDVVLGTEIGAALSHHDLMAEHHAVIYAVGAATDRRLDIPGTELAGVGTATEFVAWYNGHPDHAHRSYDLSGPRAVIIGNGNVALDVARILTMDPELLAGTDIAPHALNALRHSGIEEVVVAGRRGLGQAAFTVPELAGLCSTPGVEVVVADEHLAALPADDPRARILRTARRQTGDRRIVLDFLLAPSGLLGQQRVQAVQFDGRELIPAPDGSMRVKPNGEQRTVPAGLALTSIGYRGRPVPGLPFDEATATVPHDAGRVSGVRGAYVTGWIKRGATGFIGTNKSCAQETVRSLVADYNVSG
- a CDS encoding PAS and ANTAR domain-containing protein, whose amino-acid sequence is MATDAVDAGHQTSIEHALSVGEPLRVGWFRFYLDGERWEWSAQVERMHGYPAGTANPTTELVLSHKHPEDLGQVSDILAVMRRTGAAFSTRHRIVDTAGAVHHVVVVGDQLHDDAGAVIGTNGFYIDVTPARADADQAALSEAVAEIAEARGGIEQVKGMLMLIYRIDADAAFDLLRWRSQETNTKLRPLAEQIATEIAALDYGDVLPDRVVFDRLLLTAHLRVPPAG
- a CDS encoding AurF N-oxygenase family protein; the encoded protein is MPTLASAVATPAPGYRELLAVLSEGSVRRRFDPYLDIDWDAPELALDPEDPRWVLSGTVDPLGATRWYQDQPLERQIAIGRWRTMNTVKVGAAFESILIRGLMAFIMGLPNNSPEFRYALHEMTEECNHIQMFQELVNRSGADVPGMSPLFRRLSPFIGLVGHISPSAFMAGILAGEEPIDHFQKALIREDANLPPAVLRTMQIHIAEEARHISWANEFLKTYWPERSWRMKAFATVAFPLLLRYLAYEIMTPSKKIFMAEFDIPAEVFREAFWRGPQARRIMAGYFPEMRALAADLGLMNRVGRRLWKICRIDGDAARYRSAPKREAIAIA